A stretch of the Rodentibacter haemolyticus genome encodes the following:
- the radA gene encoding DNA repair protein RadA, whose product MAKAPKTAYVCNDCGAEFSRWQGQCSACKAWNTISEVRLISASKPKNDRFSGYAGETQAKIQTLSEISLQETPRFTSGFKELDRVLGGGIVPGSAILIGGHPGAGKSTLLLQVMCGLAQKMTALYVTGEESLQQVAMRANRLGLPNDKLNMLSETSVEQICNLADQLKPQIIVIDSIQVMYLADIQSSPGSVAQVRECASFLTRYAKTRQVAIIMVGHVTKDGTLAGPKVLEHAIDCSLLLEGESDSRYRTLRSHKNRFGAVNELGVFGMTEQGLREVKNPSAIFLSRGDEQTSGSSVMVLWEGTRPLLVEIQALADHSMLANPRRVAVGLEQNRLALLLAVLHRHGGLQMADQDVFVNVVGGVKVTETGADLALLLALISSFRNRPLPQDLVIFGEVGLAGEIRPVPSGQERISEAAKHGFKRAIVPFGNKPKSAVENMQVFTVKKLSDALDVLDNF is encoded by the coding sequence ATGGCGAAAGCCCCGAAAACGGCTTATGTGTGTAATGATTGCGGTGCGGAATTTTCCCGCTGGCAAGGGCAGTGTTCCGCCTGTAAAGCTTGGAATACAATCAGCGAAGTGCGGTTGATTTCAGCCTCAAAACCAAAAAATGATCGTTTTAGCGGTTATGCAGGTGAAACCCAAGCGAAAATTCAAACGCTTTCTGAAATCAGTTTGCAGGAAACACCTCGCTTTACCAGTGGATTTAAAGAACTGGATCGTGTTCTCGGCGGGGGTATTGTACCGGGGAGTGCGATTTTGATTGGCGGTCATCCCGGCGCAGGAAAAAGCACACTCTTGCTGCAAGTAATGTGCGGATTGGCACAAAAAATGACCGCACTTTACGTCACCGGGGAAGAATCTTTACAGCAAGTGGCAATGCGTGCCAATCGATTAGGGCTACCGAATGATAAACTCAATATGCTTTCGGAAACCTCGGTTGAACAAATTTGCAATCTTGCGGATCAGCTTAAACCGCAAATTATTGTTATTGATTCCATTCAAGTTATGTATTTAGCCGATATTCAATCTTCGCCGGGTAGCGTGGCACAAGTGCGGGAATGTGCCTCTTTCTTAACGCGTTATGCTAAAACACGCCAAGTGGCGATTATTATGGTGGGACACGTAACAAAGGACGGTACACTTGCCGGACCGAAAGTATTAGAACACGCAATCGACTGTTCATTGCTGTTAGAGGGCGAATCGGATTCCCGTTATCGCACTTTACGTAGCCATAAAAACCGTTTTGGTGCGGTAAACGAATTGGGTGTATTCGGTATGACGGAGCAGGGACTGCGTGAAGTGAAAAATCCTTCCGCCATCTTTTTGAGTCGTGGAGATGAACAAACTTCAGGAAGTTCGGTTATGGTACTGTGGGAAGGAACGCGGCCGTTGTTAGTCGAAATTCAAGCCTTGGCAGATCATTCTATGTTGGCTAATCCACGGCGTGTTGCCGTGGGGCTGGAGCAAAATCGTTTGGCGTTGTTGCTTGCCGTGTTGCACCGACACGGCGGATTGCAAATGGCGGATCAAGATGTTTTTGTAAACGTCGTCGGGGGTGTTAAAGTAACTGAAACCGGTGCGGATCTTGCACTACTACTCGCCCTTATATCCAGCTTTCGTAATCGTCCTTTACCGCAAGACCTGGTGATTTTCGGCGAAGTGGGGCTTGCCGGTGAAATTCGCCCGGTACCGAGCGGGCAAGAACGAATTAGTGAAGCGGCAAAGCACGGTTTCAAACGCGCGATAGTACCTTTCGGAAATAAGCCGAAAAGTGCGGTCGAAAATATGCAGGTTTTCACGGTGAAGAAATTATCGGACGCATTAGATGTGCTGGATAATTTTTAG
- a CDS encoding DNA translocase FtsK yields MIKRITERFTPKQYFGELLFGLTALFGLYLIIAWSSYTPLDNSWSTASFQQEAINKAGAFGAWVIDACFVFFGYVGNLIPFLLFLVPLFLLKAKAVRSLSLTKVVLRGFGFIMLFIGLTVMATLLLSNTNYYLSGGVLGGSLVVSLYPTLGKFGCIFAGFVSAVIGFIFCSGASLIRLIVRFYHWLTMKNDEKESAEQTTESIEELEQIVIQKPAELFDKKNERSEESSENNTTENTEINAENPLIQPEKLINISGLSPSVNISSSDHEKTPAFNDTFDGFKTDNLDELPKVSISTQGDLPLQAGFTPIWSKEAEQEESQSEVDFSPVASLGEPEIPKVSLAPTRVNFASKPTALSSDHDMENTDKGRDSLMGLFAASVEQEVNANENMLKVTLAEPEGQVQEKLQNTASVYKPYGDSLIHPALQMPTQKREKPNTPLPSLDLLEHRPTQAQNITREEVEETSRRIEQQLRNFNVKATVKDVLIGPVVTRYELELQPGIKASKVTGIDTDLARALMFRSIRVAEVIPDKPYIGIETPNAHRQIVPLRDVLDCKEFRESKAILPMALGKDISGKPIVVDLAKMPHLLVAGSTGSGKSVGVNTMILSLLFRVQPEEVKFIMIDPKVVELSVYNDIPHLLTPVVTDMKKAANALRWCVDEMERRYQLLSALRVRNIEGFNEKIDEWEGMGKPIPNPIWKPGDTMDQMAPPLKRLNYIVVIVDEFADLMMVAGKQIEELIARLAQKARAIGIHLILATQRPSVDVITGLIKANVPSRIAFTVASKIDSRTILDQGGAEALLGRGDMLYSGQGSSDLIRVHGAFMSDAEVVRIADDWRARGKPDYIDGILESTDDEEQTDKAIGSGGELDPLFDEVMEFILTTGITSVSSIQRKFSVGFNRAARIMDQMEEQGVVSPLQNNKREILAHRPDY; encoded by the coding sequence ATGATTAAAAGAATTACCGAACGTTTTACGCCAAAACAATATTTTGGAGAATTGCTCTTTGGATTGACCGCACTTTTCGGCTTATATTTGATCATCGCTTGGTCAAGCTATACGCCGTTGGACAATTCTTGGTCAACGGCCAGTTTTCAACAGGAAGCCATCAACAAAGCCGGTGCTTTTGGGGCTTGGGTGATTGATGCCTGTTTTGTCTTTTTCGGCTATGTGGGGAATTTAATCCCGTTTTTGCTTTTTCTTGTGCCGCTGTTTTTATTAAAAGCCAAAGCCGTTCGTTCGCTCTCTTTAACAAAAGTCGTGTTACGTGGTTTCGGTTTTATTATGTTGTTTATCGGTTTAACGGTAATGGCAACCTTATTGCTTTCTAACACGAATTATTACTTATCCGGTGGAGTGCTGGGCGGTAGTCTTGTGGTTTCTCTTTACCCTACACTCGGTAAGTTCGGTTGTATTTTTGCAGGTTTTGTTTCAGCCGTTATCGGTTTTATTTTCTGTTCCGGCGCTTCTTTAATCCGTCTTATCGTGCGTTTTTATCATTGGCTGACAATGAAAAATGATGAGAAAGAAAGCGCAGAACAAACTACGGAATCGATTGAAGAATTAGAACAAATTGTGATTCAGAAACCGGCAGAGTTGTTTGATAAAAAGAATGAGCGATCAGAAGAATCAAGTGAAAATAATACCACCGAAAATACTGAAATAAATGCAGAAAACCCATTGATTCAGCCGGAAAAATTAATCAATATCAGCGGATTATCACCAAGTGTGAATATTTCTTCCTCCGATCATGAAAAAACGCCGGCATTTAATGATACTTTTGATGGTTTTAAAACGGACAACTTAGACGAACTACCGAAAGTGAGTATTTCAACTCAAGGTGATTTGCCGCTGCAAGCGGGTTTTACGCCGATTTGGTCAAAAGAGGCTGAACAAGAAGAATCACAAAGTGAGGTTGATTTTTCACCTGTTGCTTCATTAGGTGAACCTGAAATACCGAAGGTATCGCTTGCTCCGACAAGGGTTAATTTTGCCTCGAAACCGACCGCACTTTCATCCGATCATGATATGGAAAATACCGATAAAGGAAGAGACAGCCTAATGGGCCTATTTGCGGCTTCTGTGGAACAGGAAGTGAATGCAAATGAAAATATGTTAAAAGTAACGTTGGCAGAACCTGAAGGTCAAGTTCAAGAAAAACTTCAAAATACGGCATCGGTTTACAAGCCTTATGGTGATTCTTTAATTCACCCGGCACTTCAGATGCCTACCCAAAAACGTGAAAAACCAAACACGCCATTGCCAAGTTTGGATTTGCTGGAACACCGTCCGACACAAGCGCAAAATATTACGCGGGAAGAAGTTGAGGAAACCTCACGCCGTATCGAACAACAGTTACGTAATTTTAATGTCAAAGCCACCGTAAAAGATGTGCTTATAGGGCCTGTGGTAACACGTTATGAGCTTGAATTACAACCGGGAATTAAAGCATCGAAAGTAACGGGAATTGATACGGACTTGGCGCGTGCGCTAATGTTTCGTTCTATTCGGGTTGCCGAAGTTATTCCGGATAAACCTTATATCGGCATCGAAACCCCGAATGCGCATCGTCAAATAGTGCCATTACGTGATGTGTTAGATTGTAAAGAGTTTCGTGAATCTAAAGCCATTTTGCCGATGGCGCTAGGAAAAGATATTAGCGGTAAACCAATTGTGGTGGATCTCGCCAAAATGCCGCATTTACTGGTTGCCGGTTCAACGGGTTCCGGTAAATCCGTAGGGGTTAATACGATGATTTTAAGTTTGCTTTTCCGTGTTCAACCGGAAGAAGTGAAATTCATTATGATAGATCCGAAAGTGGTGGAGCTTTCCGTCTATAACGACATTCCGCATTTGCTTACGCCGGTTGTGACGGATATGAAGAAAGCGGCAAATGCATTGCGTTGGTGCGTAGATGAAATGGAGCGCCGCTATCAATTACTTTCTGCCTTACGTGTACGTAATATTGAAGGCTTTAATGAAAAAATTGATGAATGGGAAGGTATGGGAAAACCGATACCGAATCCTATTTGGAAGCCGGGCGATACGATGGATCAAATGGCTCCGCCATTGAAAAGATTAAATTATATCGTGGTGATCGTTGATGAATTTGCCGATCTGATGATGGTTGCCGGTAAACAAATTGAGGAATTAATTGCACGCCTTGCACAAAAAGCCCGTGCTATCGGTATTCATTTGATTTTGGCGACACAGCGTCCCTCTGTTGATGTTATTACCGGCTTAATTAAAGCAAACGTACCGAGTCGTATTGCTTTTACCGTGGCAAGTAAAATTGACTCACGTACTATTTTGGATCAAGGTGGCGCAGAGGCATTACTCGGTCGTGGCGATATGTTGTATTCCGGACAGGGTTCTTCCGATCTTATTCGTGTGCACGGTGCCTTTATGAGTGATGCTGAAGTGGTACGTATTGCGGATGATTGGCGCGCGCGCGGTAAACCGGATTATATTGATGGTATTTTAGAGAGCACCGATGATGAAGAACAAACGGATAAAGCAATAGGAAGCGGTGGTGAACTCGATCCTCTTTTTGATGAAGTGATGGAATTTATCCTGACGACAGGCATTACCTCCGTTTCCTCAATTCAACGTAAATTCAGTGTGGGTTTTAATCGCGCTGCACGAATTATGGATCAAATGGAAGAGCAGGGCGTAGTAAGTCCATTACAAAATAACAAACGTGAAATTCTTGCACATCGCCCTGATTATTAG
- a CDS encoding nuclear transport factor 2 family protein: protein MKKTILATALLAFSTNLFAATPEQNKEAALDFYEMVFNQHKLQEASDKYIGKEYLQHNPTVADGKQAFIDAFTPFLKAHPKSKATVKRVLADGDLVALHVHSQLDDKDRGEAVVDIFRFDKDGKIVEHWDVIQSVPEKTESGRSMF from the coding sequence ATGAAAAAAACGATTTTAGCAACCGCACTTTTAGCATTTTCAACCAATCTTTTCGCAGCGACACCTGAACAAAATAAAGAGGCTGCACTTGATTTTTATGAAATGGTATTCAATCAACATAAATTACAAGAAGCGAGTGATAAATATATCGGTAAAGAGTATCTTCAACATAATCCGACCGTAGCGGACGGCAAACAAGCCTTTATTGATGCTTTTACCCCCTTCTTAAAAGCACATCCGAAATCAAAAGCGACAGTAAAACGCGTATTGGCTGATGGTGATTTGGTTGCATTACACGTGCATAGCCAATTAGACGATAAGGATCGCGGTGAAGCGGTAGTGGATATTTTCCGTTTTGATAAAGACGGTAAAATCGTAGAACACTGGGATGTTATTCAAAGCGTACCGGAAAAAACAGAAAGCGGACGTAGTATGTTCTAA
- the lrp gene encoding leucine-responsive transcriptional regulator Lrp, whose translation MEKKLKALDAIDIKILNELQRNGKISNIDLSKKVGLSPTPCLERVKRLEKQGVIMGYRALLNPELLDAPLLVIVEITLVRGKPDVFEEFNAAIQALDEIQECHLVSGDFDYLLKTRVADMAAYRKLLGTTLLRLPGVNDTRTYVVMEEVKQTNYLVLKEK comes from the coding sequence ATGGAAAAAAAATTAAAAGCATTGGATGCGATTGATATAAAGATTCTCAATGAATTGCAACGCAACGGTAAAATTTCTAATATTGATCTTTCTAAAAAAGTCGGGTTATCGCCTACACCTTGTTTAGAACGTGTGAAACGTTTGGAAAAACAAGGGGTTATTATGGGCTATCGTGCTTTACTGAACCCGGAGTTGCTTGATGCTCCGCTGTTGGTGATTGTGGAGATCACGCTGGTGAGAGGTAAACCGGATGTGTTTGAGGAATTTAACGCGGCTATTCAGGCGCTTGATGAAATTCAAGAATGTCATCTCGTATCGGGGGATTTTGATTATTTACTGAAAACACGTGTGGCGGATATGGCGGCTTATCGAAAATTATTGGGCACAACGTTACTACGCTTACCCGGTGTGAATGACACACGCACTTATGTCGTGATGGAAGAAGTTAAACAAACCAATTATCTTGTTTTAAAAGAAAAATGA
- the lolA gene encoding outer membrane lipoprotein chaperone LolA: MKKTYLKLTALALMGFSNMVFADAAGELQTRLSQVNVLSADFSQTVTSVGGQNVQQGSGKIQIKRPNLFRMDTKSPQETQIIADGKTLWYYDPFVQQVTAQWVKDAVNNTPFVLLTSNDKSHWNQYSVTRQADTFILKPKSDKSNIKQFDIRVDSNGVLKNFSTTEKDGQTNLYVLRNITNQGLENSLFKFTVPKGVELDDQRKK, encoded by the coding sequence ATGAAAAAAACATACTTAAAATTGACCGCACTTGCGTTGATGGGATTTAGCAATATGGTGTTTGCAGATGCAGCGGGTGAATTACAAACCCGTTTAAGCCAAGTGAACGTACTAAGTGCGGATTTCTCCCAAACCGTTACTTCGGTCGGTGGACAAAATGTGCAGCAGGGCAGTGGTAAAATTCAAATCAAACGTCCGAATTTATTCCGAATGGATACCAAATCACCGCAAGAAACACAGATTATTGCCGATGGCAAAACTCTTTGGTATTACGATCCTTTCGTACAACAAGTGACGGCACAGTGGGTAAAAGATGCGGTTAATAATACGCCTTTTGTATTATTAACCAGCAACGATAAAAGTCATTGGAATCAATATTCGGTAACACGGCAAGCGGATACTTTTATCCTCAAACCAAAATCGGATAAAAGTAATATTAAACAATTTGATATTCGCGTGGATTCAAACGGCGTATTGAAAAACTTTAGTACCACCGAAAAAGACGGGCAAACCAATCTGTATGTCTTGCGTAATATCACCAATCAAGGACTGGAAAATAGCTTATTCAAATTCACAGTGCCGAAAGGTGTAGAGTTGGATGACCAACGTAAAAAATAA
- a CDS encoding replication-associated recombination protein A gives MANLDFDFSENDFRPLAARMRPTNLDQYFGQSHLIGEGKPLRKVIQAGHIHSMIFWGPPGTGKTTLAEIIANRINADVERISAVIGGVKEIREAIERAKQNRLAGRKTILFVDEVHRFNKSQQDAFLPHIEDGTIIFIGATTENPSFELNNALLSRARVYVLKSLTIEEIEQVLQQAIQDPERGLGKERLILEENLLRVLAEYVNGDARLALNCLELMVDMAEGNENGKKIDRTLLKEVLGERQVRFDKQGDRFYDLISALHKSVRGSAPDAALYWYARILTAGGDPLYVARRLLAIASEDVGNADPRAMQVALAAWDCFTRVGSYEGERAIAQAIIYLAVAPKSNAVYTAFNNAKQQAKSLPDYDVPPHLRNAPTNLMKELGYGMEYRYAHDEPNAYAAGENYFPEELKNTQYYFPTNRGMEIQIKEKLDRLREQDKSAVKKRYE, from the coding sequence ATGGCTAACCTTGATTTTGATTTTTCAGAGAATGATTTTCGACCGCTCGCCGCAAGAATGCGCCCGACAAATCTTGATCAATACTTCGGACAATCTCATCTTATTGGCGAAGGGAAACCGTTACGCAAGGTTATTCAAGCAGGTCATATTCATTCTATGATTTTCTGGGGCCCGCCGGGAACAGGAAAAACAACCTTAGCCGAAATTATCGCAAACCGTATCAATGCCGATGTTGAACGTATTTCAGCGGTAATCGGGGGGGTTAAGGAAATCCGTGAGGCGATAGAACGGGCAAAACAAAATCGCCTTGCAGGACGTAAAACGATTTTATTTGTAGATGAAGTCCATCGTTTCAACAAAAGTCAACAAGATGCCTTTTTGCCGCATATTGAAGACGGCACGATTATTTTTATTGGCGCAACCACAGAAAATCCTTCCTTTGAACTCAATAACGCTCTACTTTCTCGTGCTCGTGTTTATGTGTTGAAATCCCTGACGATTGAAGAAATCGAACAGGTTTTGCAACAAGCGATTCAAGATCCTGAACGAGGTTTAGGTAAAGAGCGGTTGATTTTAGAAGAGAATTTATTAAGGGTATTGGCAGAATATGTGAATGGTGATGCACGCCTTGCTTTGAATTGTCTTGAATTGATGGTGGATATGGCGGAGGGCAATGAAAACGGCAAAAAAATTGACCGCACTTTATTAAAAGAAGTATTGGGAGAACGCCAAGTCCGTTTTGATAAACAAGGTGATCGTTTCTATGATCTCATTTCTGCACTGCATAAATCCGTACGAGGCTCTGCGCCTGATGCCGCATTATATTGGTATGCACGTATTTTAACGGCAGGCGGTGATCCGCTTTATGTGGCAAGACGGCTTTTAGCCATTGCCTCGGAAGATGTGGGGAACGCCGACCCACGAGCAATGCAGGTGGCGCTTGCTGCTTGGGATTGCTTTACCCGAGTGGGATCTTACGAGGGAGAACGTGCGATTGCGCAAGCGATAATTTATCTTGCGGTTGCGCCAAAAAGTAATGCCGTTTATACCGCTTTCAACAACGCGAAACAGCAAGCGAAATCTTTACCGGATTATGATGTTCCTCCACATTTACGTAACGCACCGACTAATCTGATGAAAGAACTGGGCTATGGTATGGAGTATCGCTATGCGCATGATGAGCCGAATGCCTATGCTGCCGGTGAAAATTATTTCCCGGAAGAATTAAAAAATACGCAATATTATTTCCCAACCAATCGAGGAATGGAGATTCAGATTAAAGAAAAGTTGGATCGTTTGCGGGAGCAAGACAAAAGTGCGGTTAAAAAACGCTATGAATAG